A DNA window from Anas acuta chromosome 4, bAnaAcu1.1, whole genome shotgun sequence contains the following coding sequences:
- the WFS1 gene encoding wolframin isoform X2: protein MKEEPEVLFEELLERAKAGEPKAQTEVGKHFLRLAEEEDEELNNCSAVDWFILAAKQGRREAVKLLRRCLADRRGITSENEQEVKKLSSETDLERAVRKAALVMYWKLNPKKKKQLAVSELLENVGQVDNEGGEKQPGPVPKSVQKQRRMLERLVSSESKKFIALDDFVEITKKYAKGIIPSNLIMQEEEDDELAGKTPEELPLRLKVVKYPLHAIMEIKEYLIDMASKAGMHWLSTIIPTHHINALIFFFIISNLTIDFFAFIIPLVIFYLSFISMVICTLKVFQDSKAWENFRTLTDLLLRFEPNLDVEQAEVNFGWNHLEPYIYFLLSVFFVIFSFPIASKDCIPCSELATISVFFTVTSYMSLSTCAEPYTRRALMTEIATGCLSLLQVLPGNFGFLKFLGKTFFTVPVGHFFVINVSIPCLLFLYLFYLFFRMAQLRNFKGTYCYLVPYLVCFMWCELSVVILQESSGIGLIRASIGYFLFLFALPVLGVGIALMCLVHFIKWFVSLELVKIVVTLVLCAVPLLFRWWTKVNFSVVEMVKSLTRSSIVKLILVWITAVVLFCWFYVYRSEGMKVYNSTLTWNQYAFLCGPRSWKETNMARTQILCSHLEGHRVTWTGRFKYVRVTEIDNSAESAINMLPLFIGDWMRCLYGETYPLCDPKNVTMEEEELCRLKYLTKHNCHMKMFDRYKFEITVGMPFSSKNGTKSVEEDDITKDIVLKASNEFKKVLLNLRQGSIIEFSTILEGRLGSKWPVFELKAITCLNCMSKLLPAGRHVKIEHDWRSTVHKAIKFAFDFFFFPFLSAA, encoded by the exons ATGAAGGAAGAACCTGAAGTGCTCTTCGAGGAACTGCTTGAGAGGGCCAAAGCTGGAGAACCAAAAGCACAAACAGAG GTGGGAAAACATTTCTTGAGATTAGcggaagaggaggatgaagaacTTAACAATTGTAGTGCGGTTGACTGGTTCATCCTTGCTGCTAAGCAAGGTCGAAGAGAGGCTGTCAAGTTATTACGTAGATGCCTAGCAGACAGAAGAG gCATCACTTCTGAGAATGAGCAAGAAGTGAAAAAATTATCATCAGAGACTGACTTGGAGAGAGCTGTGAGAAAAGCTGCCTTAGTCATGTATTGGAAATTAAATccaaaaaagaagaagcaatTAGCAGTTTCTGAACTACTGGAAAATGTTGGGCAAGTTGACAATGAAG GTGGTGAGAAGCAACCCGGCCCAGtcccaaagtcagtgcagaagcagagaaggaTGCTGGAGCGATTAGTGAGCAGTGAAT CTAAAAAATTCATTGCTCTGGATGACTTTGTGGAGATTACCAAGAAATATGCAAAGGGAATCATCCCATCTAACCTGATTAtgcaggaagaggaagatgatgaaCTGGCAGGGAAGACTCCTGAAGAGTTACCCCTGCGACTGAAG gTTGTAAAATACCCACTTCATGCCATTATGGAAATTAAAGAATATCTGATAGATATGGCATCAAAGGCAGGAATGCACTGGTTGTCTACCATTATTCCAACACACCATATCAATGCTctcatcttcttcttcatcATCAGTAATCTGACAATTGATTTTTTTGCCTTCATTATTCCATTAGTCATATTCTATTTGTCCTTCATTTCTATGGTTATTTGCACACTGAAAGTTTTTCAGGACAGTAAGGCCTGGGAAAACTTCCGCACTTTGACTGACTTACTCCTTCGTTTTGAACCAAACCTAGATGTTGAGCAAGCTGAAGTGAACTTTGGATGGAATCACTTAGAgccatacatatattttttactctCTGTgttctttgtaattttttccttccctataGCAAGCAAAGACTGTATACCGTGCTCAGAGTTAGCTACCATCTCCGTTTTCTTCACGGTGACAAGTTACATGAGTTTAAGCACATGTGCAGAACCTTACACACGAAGAGCATTAATGACCGAGATAGCAACTGGTTGCTTATCCCTATTGCAGGTATTACCTGGGAATTTTGGTTTCTTGAAATTCTTAGGTAAAACTTTCTTCACTGTTCCTGTAGGCCATTTCTTTGTGATAAATGTAAGTATCCCCTGCCTTTTgttcttgtatttgttttatcttttctttagAATGGCACAACTACGGAATTTTAAAGGCACCTACTGTTACCTGGTCCCATATCTAGTCTGCTTTATGTGGTGTGAACTCTCTGTGGTCATTCTGCAGGAGTCCTCTGGCATTGGGCTTATTCGTGCATCAATTggctattttctgtttctctttgcaCTCCCAGTGCTAGGCGTAGGCATTGCATTGATGTGTCTTGTCCATTTCATTAAATGGTTTGTGTCCCTGGAGCTCGTGAAAATCGTAGTGACTCTAGTTTTGTGTGCTGTTCCTCTGCTCTTCCGATGGTGGACAAAAGTCAACTTCTCTGTAGTTGAAATGGTTAAATCCCTTACTCGAAGCTCAATTGTGAAACTCATTTTGGTGTGGATTACAGCTGtagtgttgttttgttggttcTACGTGTATCGGTCAGAGGGAATGAAAGTTTACAACTCCACGTTGACATGGAATCAGTATGCTTTCCTCTGTGGACCCCGATCGTGGAAGGAGACTAACATGGCACGCACTCAAATTTTATGTAGTCATCTGGAAGGACACAGAGTGACGTGGACTGGGCGGTTCAAATATGTGCGTGTTACAGAAATTGACAATAGTGCAGAATCTGCAATAAATATGCTTCCACTTTTTATTGGTGATTGGATGAGATGCTTGTATGGTGAAACATACCCTCTCTGTGACCCCAAAAATGTCACTATGGAGGAGGAAGAATTGTGTCGTCTCAAGTATTTGACGAAGCATAACTGCCACATGAAAATGTTTGATCGGTACAAATTTGAAATAACTGTGGGTATGCCTTTCAGCAGCAAAAACGGAACCAAGTCAGTAGAGGAAGATGACATAACCAAAGATATTGTGCTGAAGGCAAGCAATGAGTTTAAGAAAGTATTGTTGAATTTGAGGCAGGGAAGTATAATTGAATTCAGCACAATTCTGGAAGGTCGTCTTGGCAGTAAATGGCCTGTCTTTGAACTGAAAGCAATCACTTGCTTGAATTGCATGTCTAAACTCCTACCTGCAGGGAGGCATGTGAAAATAGAGCATGACTGGAGGAGCACAGTGCATAAAGCCATTaaatttgcttttgattttttcttcttcccattcCTGTCAGCTGCATAA
- the WFS1 gene encoding wolframin isoform X1, translating into MNSDPDPQSSPPQPQQHLGRSQLNAAAVDHSENNRRSGPPSGDAATFPSGSDYSHSREKAEKNEAMKEEPEVLFEELLERAKAGEPKAQTEVGKHFLRLAEEEDEELNNCSAVDWFILAAKQGRREAVKLLRRCLADRRGITSENEQEVKKLSSETDLERAVRKAALVMYWKLNPKKKKQLAVSELLENVGQVDNEGGEKQPGPVPKSVQKQRRMLERLVSSESKKFIALDDFVEITKKYAKGIIPSNLIMQEEEDDELAGKTPEELPLRLKVVKYPLHAIMEIKEYLIDMASKAGMHWLSTIIPTHHINALIFFFIISNLTIDFFAFIIPLVIFYLSFISMVICTLKVFQDSKAWENFRTLTDLLLRFEPNLDVEQAEVNFGWNHLEPYIYFLLSVFFVIFSFPIASKDCIPCSELATISVFFTVTSYMSLSTCAEPYTRRALMTEIATGCLSLLQVLPGNFGFLKFLGKTFFTVPVGHFFVINVSIPCLLFLYLFYLFFRMAQLRNFKGTYCYLVPYLVCFMWCELSVVILQESSGIGLIRASIGYFLFLFALPVLGVGIALMCLVHFIKWFVSLELVKIVVTLVLCAVPLLFRWWTKVNFSVVEMVKSLTRSSIVKLILVWITAVVLFCWFYVYRSEGMKVYNSTLTWNQYAFLCGPRSWKETNMARTQILCSHLEGHRVTWTGRFKYVRVTEIDNSAESAINMLPLFIGDWMRCLYGETYPLCDPKNVTMEEEELCRLKYLTKHNCHMKMFDRYKFEITVGMPFSSKNGTKSVEEDDITKDIVLKASNEFKKVLLNLRQGSIIEFSTILEGRLGSKWPVFELKAITCLNCMSKLLPAGRHVKIEHDWRSTVHKAIKFAFDFFFFPFLSAA; encoded by the exons ATGAATTCAGATCCTGATCCCCAATCAAGTCCTCCTCAGCCACAGCAACATCTTGGAAGGTCCCAGCTGAACGCTGCTGCTGTGGACCACAGTGAGAACAATCGGAGGTCAGGACCACCCTCAGGAGATGCTGCAACTTTTCCTTCAGGTTCTGACTACTCCCATAGCAgggagaaagctgaaaaaaatg AGGCCATGAAGGAAGAACCTGAAGTGCTCTTCGAGGAACTGCTTGAGAGGGCCAAAGCTGGAGAACCAAAAGCACAAACAGAG GTGGGAAAACATTTCTTGAGATTAGcggaagaggaggatgaagaacTTAACAATTGTAGTGCGGTTGACTGGTTCATCCTTGCTGCTAAGCAAGGTCGAAGAGAGGCTGTCAAGTTATTACGTAGATGCCTAGCAGACAGAAGAG gCATCACTTCTGAGAATGAGCAAGAAGTGAAAAAATTATCATCAGAGACTGACTTGGAGAGAGCTGTGAGAAAAGCTGCCTTAGTCATGTATTGGAAATTAAATccaaaaaagaagaagcaatTAGCAGTTTCTGAACTACTGGAAAATGTTGGGCAAGTTGACAATGAAG GTGGTGAGAAGCAACCCGGCCCAGtcccaaagtcagtgcagaagcagagaaggaTGCTGGAGCGATTAGTGAGCAGTGAAT CTAAAAAATTCATTGCTCTGGATGACTTTGTGGAGATTACCAAGAAATATGCAAAGGGAATCATCCCATCTAACCTGATTAtgcaggaagaggaagatgatgaaCTGGCAGGGAAGACTCCTGAAGAGTTACCCCTGCGACTGAAG gTTGTAAAATACCCACTTCATGCCATTATGGAAATTAAAGAATATCTGATAGATATGGCATCAAAGGCAGGAATGCACTGGTTGTCTACCATTATTCCAACACACCATATCAATGCTctcatcttcttcttcatcATCAGTAATCTGACAATTGATTTTTTTGCCTTCATTATTCCATTAGTCATATTCTATTTGTCCTTCATTTCTATGGTTATTTGCACACTGAAAGTTTTTCAGGACAGTAAGGCCTGGGAAAACTTCCGCACTTTGACTGACTTACTCCTTCGTTTTGAACCAAACCTAGATGTTGAGCAAGCTGAAGTGAACTTTGGATGGAATCACTTAGAgccatacatatattttttactctCTGTgttctttgtaattttttccttccctataGCAAGCAAAGACTGTATACCGTGCTCAGAGTTAGCTACCATCTCCGTTTTCTTCACGGTGACAAGTTACATGAGTTTAAGCACATGTGCAGAACCTTACACACGAAGAGCATTAATGACCGAGATAGCAACTGGTTGCTTATCCCTATTGCAGGTATTACCTGGGAATTTTGGTTTCTTGAAATTCTTAGGTAAAACTTTCTTCACTGTTCCTGTAGGCCATTTCTTTGTGATAAATGTAAGTATCCCCTGCCTTTTgttcttgtatttgttttatcttttctttagAATGGCACAACTACGGAATTTTAAAGGCACCTACTGTTACCTGGTCCCATATCTAGTCTGCTTTATGTGGTGTGAACTCTCTGTGGTCATTCTGCAGGAGTCCTCTGGCATTGGGCTTATTCGTGCATCAATTggctattttctgtttctctttgcaCTCCCAGTGCTAGGCGTAGGCATTGCATTGATGTGTCTTGTCCATTTCATTAAATGGTTTGTGTCCCTGGAGCTCGTGAAAATCGTAGTGACTCTAGTTTTGTGTGCTGTTCCTCTGCTCTTCCGATGGTGGACAAAAGTCAACTTCTCTGTAGTTGAAATGGTTAAATCCCTTACTCGAAGCTCAATTGTGAAACTCATTTTGGTGTGGATTACAGCTGtagtgttgttttgttggttcTACGTGTATCGGTCAGAGGGAATGAAAGTTTACAACTCCACGTTGACATGGAATCAGTATGCTTTCCTCTGTGGACCCCGATCGTGGAAGGAGACTAACATGGCACGCACTCAAATTTTATGTAGTCATCTGGAAGGACACAGAGTGACGTGGACTGGGCGGTTCAAATATGTGCGTGTTACAGAAATTGACAATAGTGCAGAATCTGCAATAAATATGCTTCCACTTTTTATTGGTGATTGGATGAGATGCTTGTATGGTGAAACATACCCTCTCTGTGACCCCAAAAATGTCACTATGGAGGAGGAAGAATTGTGTCGTCTCAAGTATTTGACGAAGCATAACTGCCACATGAAAATGTTTGATCGGTACAAATTTGAAATAACTGTGGGTATGCCTTTCAGCAGCAAAAACGGAACCAAGTCAGTAGAGGAAGATGACATAACCAAAGATATTGTGCTGAAGGCAAGCAATGAGTTTAAGAAAGTATTGTTGAATTTGAGGCAGGGAAGTATAATTGAATTCAGCACAATTCTGGAAGGTCGTCTTGGCAGTAAATGGCCTGTCTTTGAACTGAAAGCAATCACTTGCTTGAATTGCATGTCTAAACTCCTACCTGCAGGGAGGCATGTGAAAATAGAGCATGACTGGAGGAGCACAGTGCATAAAGCCATTaaatttgcttttgattttttcttcttcccattcCTGTCAGCTGCATAA